The following are encoded in a window of Gramella sp. MT6 genomic DNA:
- a CDS encoding mechanosensitive ion channel domain-containing protein, with amino-acid sequence MYEVFTNYRDELIYTLAVIILLMIIQFVLRKAANKVGKRSEINITRTRLMFKYINILIFLIAAFLLSFAWGVGLSELALIFSSTFAVIGVALFAIWSILSNITSGIIMFFSFPYKIGDTIKIHDKDLPIEAEIEDIKAFHLHLRTSDGELITYPNNLILQKAVSLIETHRRHDEGKDAL; translated from the coding sequence ATGTACGAAGTATTCACAAATTATCGCGACGAATTGATATACACGCTTGCCGTTATTATCCTTTTAATGATCATTCAGTTTGTACTAAGAAAGGCGGCCAATAAGGTAGGAAAGCGCAGTGAAATAAATATTACCAGGACCAGATTGATGTTTAAATACATCAATATCTTGATTTTCCTGATCGCAGCATTTTTGCTTTCGTTCGCCTGGGGTGTAGGATTATCTGAACTTGCATTAATATTTTCTTCAACTTTTGCAGTAATAGGAGTTGCCTTATTCGCGATCTGGTCTATTTTGAGCAATATTACTTCGGGGATTATCATGTTCTTTTCGTTCCCATACAAAATTGGAGACACCATCAAGATCCACGATAAGGACCTACCTATAGAAGCCGAAATTGAAGATATTAAAGCATTTCATCTGCATCTTAGAACCTCAGATGGAGAATTGATCACCTATCCCAATAACCTTATTCTTCAAAAAGCTGTTTCTCTTATCGAAACACACAGAAGGCATGATGAAGGCAAAGATGCCCTTTAA
- a CDS encoding septum formation inhibitor Maf produces MVRFSFLFLVLAILTSCENTSSQKQNLDLSDDFKEYWYSGEAEITSYHLEQVRYGEIRNGEAVLIFVTEDFLPEEQVKANSAAKENISVLKLNATKNFITGIYPYSIMQSTFYPLNGKEHALKVSASIQEWCGQVYTQLNNRNKYEVVSHSYFQGEADKNFSLEKVALENEIWNRLRIDPDKIPTGKLKMIPSLEYLRLSHNELKAYEANSEFYTIDHLNVYRLEYPELKRNLKIYFSRTFPYTIEKWEESYPSGFGENAKMLTTKAVKKQRIKSDYWNKNSNKNLPLRDKLELN; encoded by the coding sequence ATGGTCCGATTTTCTTTCTTGTTTCTTGTTTTAGCCATTCTCACTTCCTGTGAAAACACTTCTTCACAAAAGCAAAATCTTGATCTTTCAGATGATTTTAAGGAGTATTGGTATTCTGGAGAGGCCGAGATCACTTCCTACCACCTGGAACAGGTGAGGTATGGTGAAATAAGAAACGGAGAAGCTGTACTCATCTTTGTAACCGAAGATTTCCTGCCAGAAGAACAGGTAAAAGCTAATTCTGCGGCGAAAGAGAATATTTCAGTTCTTAAACTGAATGCAACCAAAAACTTTATCACCGGTATCTATCCTTACAGTATAATGCAAAGCACCTTTTATCCTCTAAATGGGAAGGAGCATGCTCTAAAGGTTTCAGCATCCATACAGGAATGGTGCGGGCAGGTATACACGCAGCTCAATAATCGGAATAAATACGAGGTAGTTAGTCACTCCTATTTTCAAGGGGAAGCTGATAAAAACTTTAGCCTTGAAAAAGTTGCACTGGAAAATGAGATCTGGAACCGGTTAAGAATAGACCCTGATAAGATTCCCACAGGAAAACTAAAAATGATACCATCCCTGGAGTATTTAAGGTTAAGTCATAATGAACTAAAAGCCTACGAGGCTAATTCAGAATTTTACACCATAGATCACCTCAATGTGTACAGGCTGGAGTATCCTGAACTTAAAAGAAACCTGAAAATTTACTTTAGCAGAACTTTTCCCTATACTATTGAAAAATGGGAAGAATCCTATCCTTCAGGTTTTGGCGAAAATGCGAAAATGCTTACCACCAAAGCAGTAAAAAAACAGCGTATAAAAAGTGATTACTGGAATAAAAATTCGAATAAAAATCTACCTTTGCGTGATAAACTGGAATTAAATTAA
- a CDS encoding Maf-like protein, whose amino-acid sequence MLKDLLKDHEIILASGSPRRQKFFQELEIPVTIDVRPVDEVFPEHLKEQEITDYLSALKAMAFKDLKENQVLITSDTIVYHEGEAMGKPKDHDEAVAMIKALSGKDHEVITSVCFTTADSQKILNHTTRVYFSDLSDEEIEYYVSNYKPLDKAGGYAIQEWIGLIGIEKIEGSYFNVVGLPTHLVYKTIKELLKA is encoded by the coding sequence ATGCTGAAAGACTTACTTAAAGATCATGAGATCATTCTGGCTTCAGGTTCCCCAAGAAGACAGAAATTCTTTCAGGAGTTGGAGATTCCGGTAACAATTGATGTTCGCCCGGTTGACGAAGTTTTTCCAGAACATTTAAAAGAACAGGAGATCACCGATTATCTCTCTGCTCTAAAAGCAATGGCATTTAAAGACCTTAAGGAAAACCAGGTTTTGATCACCAGTGATACTATCGTATATCATGAAGGGGAAGCCATGGGCAAACCAAAAGATCATGATGAAGCAGTTGCTATGATCAAGGCTCTTTCAGGCAAAGACCATGAGGTCATCACTTCGGTTTGTTTCACCACTGCCGATTCTCAAAAAATACTGAATCATACTACCAGGGTCTATTTTTCAGATCTAAGCGATGAAGAAATAGAATATTACGTTAGCAATTATAAACCTCTGGATAAAGCAGGTGGTTATGCGATACAGGAATGGATAGGCTTGATCGGGATTGAAAAGATCGAGGGCAGTTATTTTAACGTCGTAGGCTTACCCACTCATCTGGTATATAAAACGATCAAAGAATTACTGAAAGCCTGA
- a CDS encoding geranylgeranylglycerol-phosphate geranylgeranyltransferase, translating to MLSYFKLIRAGNLFFIALTMFLIKYGLFEPFGVAITLNLFGFSLLVLAVIAVAASGYVINDIFDVPADLKNKPERTFINKDISEKAAYRLFFILNIIGVGLGFYLSNLIGRPGFTAFFIFGSAILYLYNSQFQQTILVGNILVSLIVGLIPIGVGLYDLLPAITPGNQQTQSTIFSILIDYSIFAFLINFLREIVKDQQDIDGDYNAGYRTLPIVFGKKRTNKILFVIGLLPLGFLIYYIYQYLFENTIAVVYTLLLLVAPLLFFQINIWTAEKKTEYGRLSMVLKAVLFFGLISIGLLQFILL from the coding sequence ATGCTTAGTTACTTTAAACTTATAAGAGCAGGAAACTTATTTTTTATTGCTCTTACAATGTTCCTTATTAAATATGGCCTTTTTGAACCTTTTGGAGTGGCCATAACACTAAACCTTTTTGGATTTTCGCTTCTGGTTTTAGCAGTAATAGCCGTCGCAGCTTCTGGATATGTGATCAACGATATTTTTGATGTCCCGGCAGATCTAAAGAACAAACCCGAACGCACTTTTATCAATAAGGATATTTCAGAAAAGGCTGCCTACAGACTATTCTTTATTTTGAACATTATTGGAGTTGGTCTTGGATTCTATCTTTCGAATTTGATTGGCAGACCCGGTTTCACAGCGTTCTTTATATTCGGATCTGCAATTCTCTATCTGTATAATTCACAATTTCAGCAAACGATCCTTGTAGGGAACATCCTGGTGAGTCTTATTGTAGGATTGATTCCAATTGGCGTTGGCTTATATGATCTATTGCCTGCCATTACTCCGGGAAATCAGCAAACTCAATCTACCATATTTTCAATTTTGATAGATTATTCAATTTTTGCATTTCTAATAAATTTCCTTAGAGAAATTGTAAAAGATCAGCAGGATATTGACGGAGATTATAATGCCGGTTATCGCACCCTGCCCATCGTTTTTGGTAAAAAGCGCACCAACAAGATCCTGTTTGTAATAGGTTTGTTACCGCTAGGTTTCCTCATCTATTATATATATCAGTATCTATTTGAAAATACCATCGCTGTTGTATATACCCTCCTCTTACTGGTGGCCCCACTACTCTTTTTTCAGATAAATATCTGGACTGCGGAAAAGAAGACAGAATACGGCAGACTAAGTATGGTGCTAAAAGCTGTACTTTTCTTCGGATTGATTTCAATTGGCTTACTACAATTCATATTACTATAG
- a CDS encoding HAD-IIIA family hydrolase, producing MEKSYKEHLNQIKTFVFDVDGVLTDGRIQISTSGELLRTMNTKDGYAMKMAHKAGYTVCIISGGKNEGVRARLRDLGITDIYLGVSDKVEQMDEFFDIYNIKPEEVLYMGDDIPDYYPMKLVGLPCCPQDAVPEVKEVSLYVSHKIGGDGCVRDVIEQVMKVQGKWIENKS from the coding sequence ATGGAAAAAAGCTATAAAGAACACCTTAATCAAATTAAAACCTTTGTATTTGATGTCGATGGAGTGCTTACTGACGGAAGGATACAGATATCCACAAGTGGTGAACTCCTAAGAACGATGAACACGAAAGATGGATATGCCATGAAAATGGCGCACAAGGCGGGTTATACCGTGTGTATCATAAGCGGAGGAAAAAATGAAGGAGTTCGTGCACGGTTAAGAGATCTTGGAATTACAGATATCTATCTTGGAGTTAGTGATAAGGTGGAACAAATGGATGAATTCTTTGATATTTATAATATTAAACCTGAAGAGGTTCTATATATGGGAGATGATATTCCAGATTATTATCCAATGAAATTAGTGGGGCTTCCATGTTGCCCTCAGGATGCCGTTCCTGAAGTTAAAGAAGTTTCACTCTATGTTTCTCATAAAATTGGAGGTGACGGTTGTGTGAGAGATGTTATAGAACAGGTGATGAAGGTACAGGGCAAATGGATCGAGAATAAGTCTTAG
- a CDS encoding Rossmann-like and DUF2520 domain-containing protein → MIKVVIIGAGNVATHLYHCFREATDLDVVQVFNRNKDHLDFVKEPEKRVTDLSEIAEADLYLIAIKDEAIQDLAGKLKLKKGIVVHTSGSQDMQTLAGFDNYGVFYPLQTFSITKAVNFKEIPICLEANSEENLEFLKKTAALVSDKIFEVNSEQRRALHVSAVFVNNFSNHLFALAEDYCKQNQLPFEILRPLIKETVSKIETLDPYSAQTGPALRNDHKTIAAHLEMLDEDRKKIYTILTESIQNFHGKKL, encoded by the coding sequence ATGATTAAAGTGGTAATTATTGGCGCTGGAAATGTAGCTACTCACCTGTATCATTGCTTTAGAGAAGCAACCGATCTGGATGTAGTTCAGGTTTTTAACCGAAATAAGGATCACCTTGATTTTGTTAAAGAGCCTGAAAAAAGAGTTACAGACCTGAGCGAAATTGCTGAAGCAGACCTCTACCTGATTGCTATTAAAGATGAAGCAATTCAAGATCTTGCTGGAAAACTTAAGCTCAAAAAAGGAATAGTAGTTCATACTTCAGGAAGTCAGGATATGCAAACTCTGGCAGGATTTGATAATTACGGGGTATTCTATCCTTTGCAAACATTTTCGATAACTAAGGCCGTTAATTTTAAGGAGATACCTATTTGCCTTGAAGCTAATTCAGAAGAAAACCTGGAGTTTCTGAAGAAAACTGCGGCTCTAGTGAGCGATAAGATCTTTGAAGTAAATTCAGAACAGCGAAGAGCTTTACATGTATCAGCTGTTTTTGTAAATAATTTCAGCAACCATTTATTTGCACTTGCAGAGGATTATTGTAAACAGAACCAACTTCCTTTTGAGATCCTAAGGCCTTTAATAAAAGAGACCGTTTCCAAGATCGAAACCTTAGATCCTTATTCAGCTCAAACGGGACCTGCATTGAGAAATGACCATAAAACCATTGCTGCTCATCTTGAAATGCTGGATGAAGACAGAAAAAAAATCTATACTATATTAACTGAATCTATACAGAATTTCCATGGAAAAAAGCTATAA
- the ccsA gene encoding cytochrome c biogenesis protein CcsA encodes MQKKIASILFSTRIMAVLFILFAVAMAMGTFIETWYSIETARILIYNTWWFEGIMLFLLINFIGNIKRYQLHKKEKWSTLLLHLSFILILIGAFVTRYISYEGIMPIREGETTNVFMTQESYLTFFIDGEIDGNPRRRVLQEDVLFGPEVENDYTLNTDFNGQPVKFEVTNFIHGAEEALVPTEDGENYLKIVEAGDGNRHDHYLQQGQVSNIHNVLFTLNSPQDGAINIQITDDGEYLIDSPFDGTYMRMADQKQGELVKDSTQALMLRSLYNIGNMQFVIPEPVVKGEYDIVPTNPKTKNDMDAVTLNVSSGGKTETVTLLGGQGIVADPVQVNLGDLEIFLNYGSIEKELPFALKLNDFIAEKYPGTADRPTPGYASFKSKVELIEEGKEPMPYEIYMNHVLDHEGYRFFQSSFDPDEKGTILSVNHDFWGTWITYIGYFLLYFGLMWILFDKGSRFGKLKVMLDKVKSKKKSMATILAIISMAFGMNAQNDDHNHSETAKSQLDSLIVANAVKQEHAEKFGRLIIQDAGGRMKPANTYSSELLRKLSKSDTYQDLTSDQVLISITENPMVWYDVPLIFVEKHNDSLHKILGVEEGKKYLALTDFFDRRGAYKLSPHLEGAYQAAVPNKFQKDFINTDKKVNLLYSALDGNILKIFPIPGDDNNKWISYKEVDESNLKGMDSVYTKQILPLYMNALRDARETGDYAKANQYLESIKSYQQKFGSEVMPSEEKIDTEILYNKYDVFRNLFWMYMVAGLLMLVFVIIQIFYDNKVIRSLINISAVAILILFVLHTAGLAARWYISGHAPWSDAYESMIYVGWATMFFGLAFGRKSNLTIASTAFVASMILMIAHWNWMDPAIANLQPVLDSYWLMIHVSVIVGSYGPLTLGMILGVVALLLMILTTENNKKKMLLNIREITIITELALTVGLVMLTIGNFLGGQWANESWGRYWGWDPKETWALISIFIYAFVIHMRLVPGLRGRWIFNFMSVIAYSSIMMTYFGVNFYLSGLHSYASGDKVITPTFIYYTLIGVTILGALSYWKYNKHYAKKARKEIKENRDTI; translated from the coding sequence ATGCAGAAAAAAATAGCCTCAATCCTTTTTTCTACCCGAATAATGGCCGTCTTGTTTATACTTTTCGCTGTAGCCATGGCCATGGGTACTTTCATCGAAACCTGGTATAGTATCGAAACCGCAAGAATCTTAATATATAACACCTGGTGGTTTGAAGGAATCATGCTTTTCCTTTTGATCAATTTTATTGGTAACATTAAGCGTTATCAGCTCCATAAAAAGGAAAAATGGAGTACTTTATTACTTCACTTGTCCTTTATTTTGATTCTTATCGGGGCTTTTGTAACTCGTTATATAAGTTATGAGGGCATCATGCCAATTAGAGAAGGGGAGACCACCAACGTTTTCATGACCCAGGAATCCTATCTCACGTTTTTTATTGATGGTGAGATCGATGGAAATCCGCGTAGAAGGGTGCTTCAGGAAGATGTGCTTTTTGGGCCTGAAGTAGAGAATGATTATACTTTGAATACAGATTTTAACGGGCAGCCCGTAAAATTTGAAGTTACCAATTTTATCCACGGAGCTGAAGAAGCTTTGGTTCCTACCGAGGATGGAGAGAATTATTTAAAGATCGTCGAAGCCGGAGATGGTAATCGCCATGATCATTATTTACAACAGGGGCAGGTAAGTAATATCCATAATGTTCTGTTTACACTGAATAGTCCTCAAGATGGGGCGATCAATATTCAGATCACAGATGATGGAGAATATCTTATTGATTCGCCATTTGATGGTACTTATATGAGAATGGCAGATCAAAAGCAAGGAGAACTTGTTAAAGATTCTACCCAGGCATTAATGCTTAGATCGCTTTACAATATTGGTAATATGCAATTTGTGATTCCGGAACCTGTGGTTAAGGGTGAGTACGATATTGTTCCAACCAATCCCAAGACCAAGAACGACATGGATGCGGTGACTCTGAATGTATCTTCGGGTGGCAAGACTGAAACTGTCACTTTACTTGGCGGACAAGGAATTGTTGCAGATCCTGTTCAGGTGAACTTGGGCGATCTGGAAATTTTCCTTAATTACGGTTCCATAGAAAAAGAATTGCCTTTTGCTTTAAAACTTAATGATTTTATAGCAGAAAAATATCCAGGTACTGCAGACAGGCCTACTCCTGGTTATGCTTCCTTTAAAAGTAAAGTAGAGCTTATAGAAGAAGGAAAGGAACCTATGCCGTATGAGATTTATATGAACCATGTACTGGATCATGAAGGATACAGGTTTTTCCAATCCAGTTTCGATCCTGATGAGAAAGGAACTATTCTTTCTGTGAATCATGATTTCTGGGGGACGTGGATCACTTATATAGGGTACTTCCTATTATATTTTGGTTTAATGTGGATCTTATTTGATAAAGGTTCAAGATTCGGAAAGCTAAAAGTTATGCTGGATAAGGTGAAAAGTAAAAAGAAATCCATGGCCACCATTCTAGCCATTATTTCTATGGCTTTCGGAATGAATGCCCAGAATGATGATCACAACCATAGTGAGACCGCAAAATCTCAACTTGATAGCCTTATTGTGGCGAATGCGGTAAAGCAAGAGCATGCTGAAAAATTTGGACGTTTGATTATCCAGGATGCTGGAGGAAGGATGAAGCCTGCAAATACATATTCTTCAGAGTTATTAAGAAAATTAAGTAAATCAGATACTTATCAAGATCTAACCTCAGACCAGGTACTTATTTCCATTACTGAGAATCCGATGGTTTGGTATGATGTGCCACTTATTTTTGTTGAAAAGCATAATGATAGCCTGCATAAGATCCTTGGAGTGGAAGAAGGGAAGAAATATCTCGCTCTAACCGATTTCTTTGATAGAAGAGGAGCTTATAAGCTATCTCCACATCTCGAAGGGGCCTATCAGGCTGCGGTTCCAAATAAATTTCAGAAGGATTTTATTAATACCGATAAGAAGGTAAACCTTTTATATAGTGCATTAGATGGTAATATCCTGAAGATTTTCCCTATTCCAGGTGACGATAACAATAAGTGGATCTCTTATAAGGAGGTAGATGAGTCCAATCTGAAAGGGATGGACTCGGTCTATACCAAACAGATCCTTCCACTTTACATGAATGCTTTAAGAGATGCTCGTGAAACCGGAGATTATGCTAAAGCAAACCAGTATTTAGAAAGTATTAAAAGTTACCAGCAGAAATTTGGTTCTGAAGTAATGCCTTCAGAAGAGAAGATCGATACAGAGATCTTATATAACAAGTATGATGTGTTCAGAAATCTTTTCTGGATGTATATGGTTGCTGGTCTTCTAATGTTGGTGTTCGTCATCATTCAGATCTTTTACGACAATAAGGTTATTCGAAGTCTAATAAATATTAGTGCAGTAGCAATTCTTATCCTTTTTGTATTACATACGGCAGGTCTTGCTGCAAGATGGTACATTTCAGGCCATGCTCCCTGGAGTGATGCCTATGAGTCTATGATCTATGTTGGCTGGGCTACCATGTTTTTTGGTCTCGCCTTCGGAAGAAAATCGAATCTTACTATTGCATCAACTGCTTTTGTAGCATCAATGATACTTATGATCGCACACTGGAACTGGATGGATCCAGCAATTGCTAACCTGCAACCTGTACTTGATAGTTACTGGTTAATGATACATGTTTCCGTAATTGTGGGGAGTTATGGTCCTTTAACCCTTGGAATGATCCTGGGTGTGGTGGCATTACTCTTAATGATCCTTACCACCGAGAATAACAAAAAGAAGATGCTTTTAAATATCAGGGAGATCACCATCATTACAGAGCTAGCGCTAACCGTTGGACTTGTGATGCTTACTATTGGTAACTTCCTGGGAGGACAATGGGCAAATGAAAGCTGGGGAAGATACTGGGGCTGGGATCCAAAAGAAACCTGGGCTCTAATTAGTATTTTCATTTATGCCTTTGTTATTCACATGAGATTAGTACCCGGTTTACGAGGACGCTGGATCTTTAACTTCATGTCTGTGATCGCGTATTCTTCGATCATGATGACCTATTTTGGAGTGAATTTCTATTTAAGCGGTCTGCATTCGTACGCCAGTGGAGATAAGGTTATTACGCCAACATTTATTTACTATACTTTAATAGGAGTGACGATATTGGGAGCTCTTTCTTATTGGAAGTATAATAAGCATTATGCTAAAAAGGCCAGAAAAGAAATCAAAGAGAACAGAGATACTATCTAA
- the fumC gene encoding class II fumarate hydratase, whose translation MDYRIEKDTMGEVKVPSDKLWGAQTERSRNNFKIGPAASMPLDIIYGFAYLKKAAAYTNCELGVLQVDKRDLIAKVCDEILEGKHDDQFPLVIWQTGSGTQSNMNVNEVIANRAHQLAGKEIGEGEKTLQPNDDVNKSQSSNDTFPTGMHIAAYRKVTKVTLPGLRKLRDTLKKKSEEFKNTVKIGRTHFMDATPLTLGQEFSGYVAQLDYGIKALENTLPHLAELALGGTAVGTGLNTPKGYSKRVAEFIAKFTDMPFVSAGNKFEALAAHDAFVETHGALKQLAVSLNKIGNDIRMLASGPRSGIGEINIPANEPGSSIMPGKVNPTQCEALTMVCAQVIGNDTTMSVGGMQGQFELNVFKPVMANALLQSAELLGDACASFEEHCARGIEANEKRIQEHLNNSLMLVTALNTKIGYYKAAEIANTAHQNGTTLKEEAANLGYVTEEQFDEWVDPKDMVGNLK comes from the coding sequence ATGGATTACAGAATAGAGAAAGATACCATGGGGGAAGTTAAAGTTCCTTCAGATAAATTATGGGGTGCACAGACCGAACGTTCACGCAACAATTTTAAAATTGGTCCCGCTGCATCCATGCCATTAGATATTATTTATGGTTTTGCCTACCTTAAAAAAGCAGCTGCCTACACCAATTGCGAGCTGGGTGTGCTTCAAGTAGATAAAAGAGACCTTATAGCAAAGGTTTGTGATGAGATTCTGGAAGGAAAACACGATGACCAGTTTCCCCTGGTGATCTGGCAAACAGGAAGTGGTACTCAAAGCAACATGAATGTGAATGAAGTTATAGCTAATCGTGCCCATCAGTTGGCTGGTAAGGAGATTGGGGAAGGAGAAAAGACACTTCAACCTAACGATGATGTAAATAAATCTCAGTCTTCTAATGATACTTTTCCAACAGGAATGCATATTGCGGCATATAGAAAGGTCACTAAAGTGACTCTTCCGGGACTGCGTAAACTTAGAGATACTCTTAAGAAAAAGTCTGAAGAGTTCAAGAATACCGTGAAAATTGGTCGTACACATTTTATGGACGCTACTCCCCTAACCCTTGGACAGGAATTTAGCGGTTATGTGGCCCAACTGGATTATGGTATTAAAGCTCTTGAAAACACCCTTCCGCATTTAGCTGAACTTGCTTTAGGTGGAACAGCTGTTGGTACCGGGCTTAATACTCCAAAAGGTTATTCAAAAAGAGTGGCAGAATTCATCGCGAAATTTACTGATATGCCATTCGTTTCTGCCGGTAACAAATTCGAAGCTCTTGCTGCACATGATGCTTTTGTTGAAACACACGGAGCACTTAAACAACTGGCAGTGTCGCTTAACAAAATAGGAAACGACATTAGAATGCTTGCTTCCGGACCAAGAAGCGGAATTGGTGAGATCAATATCCCGGCAAACGAACCTGGTTCTTCTATCATGCCTGGAAAAGTAAATCCAACTCAATGTGAAGCATTAACCATGGTTTGCGCCCAGGTTATAGGAAATGACACTACAATGAGTGTAGGTGGAATGCAAGGCCAGTTTGAATTGAATGTATTTAAACCAGTAATGGCAAATGCATTATTACAAAGTGCAGAGCTACTAGGGGACGCATGTGCGTCTTTCGAAGAGCATTGCGCCAGAGGAATTGAGGCAAACGAAAAGAGAATTCAGGAGCACCTGAATAATTCATTAATGCTTGTAACGGCCTTGAATACTAAAATAGGTTACTATAAAGCAGCTGAGATCGCAAATACAGCTCACCAGAATGGAACTACTTTAAAGGAAGAAGCAGCGAACCTTGGTTATGTGACTGAAGAGCAATTCGACGAATGGGTAGACCCTAAAGATATGGTGGGGAATTTGAAATAA